A window of Candidatus Desulfatibia profunda genomic DNA:
TGGCCGATATCTCTGCGGCTGGGACCTCCGATCCGTCTTACCTCTCCCACCGAATACGGCGGGAAGTTGTAATGAAGCATAAAAGGTCGGAACTCTTCACCGATTAATGTTTCCACCCGCTGCTCGTCCTGTCCCGAACCAAGGGTCAGCACCCCTAAAACCTGGGTTTCTCCCCGTGTAAAGAGGGCGCTGCCGTGGGTTCGGGGCAAAATTCCGGTCTCGCAGGTAATGGGCCTGATTTCATCAAATTTGCGGTTATCGATCCGTCTGCCTTCTTTCAGGACAAGGTCGCGACTGATTTTTCGTTGCAGGTCATTCAGGATGTCATCGATTTGGCCTTTTTGATCGACATAGTCTTGTCCGAGCTTTTCGAACACTTTCGCTTTGAGGTCCCGAAGTGCCGCACTGCGTTCGATTTTTTGAGGCACTTGCAGAGCTTCGTATAGAGGAGAAGCCACTTCGGCCTCAATTTTTCTGACCAGTTCCTCGTCCCTTTGAGGCGGAGTAAAGGGGCGTTTTGGTATGCCGTTGGTCTCTTTTAGCTTCTCTTGAAGTTCTATGATCGGCTGTATCTCTTTATGGCCGAAAAAAATGGCTTCCAGCATATCAGCTTCTTTAACGATGTTGCCGCCGCCCTCTACCATGACCACACCGGTTTTTGAACCTGCAACAATAATGTTGATATCAGATAGTTCCAATTCGTCAATGGTGGGATTGATTTTGAATTGACCGTCCAGACGGCCGACGCGTACGGATGCAATCGGCCCTGCAAACGGGATGTCCGATATTTCGAGCGCAGCTGACGCCCCTACCATTGCCAGTATGTCAGGGTCGTTTTCCTGGTCCATGGACAGCACCGTTGCAATTACCTGAGTTTCATAGCGGTAGTTTTTCGGGAAGAGGGGGCGAATGGGCCGGTCAATAAGACGGGCGGTTAAGGTCTCTTTTTCAGAGGGCCTTCCGATTTCGCGCCTGAAATAATTTCCGGGTATCCTCCCGGCGGCATAAATTTTCTCCTGATATTCGACGCTCAGCGGTAAAAAATCCGCCGCTCGTTCTTCTCTGGCCGATACCACCGTGACAAGTACCATGGTGTCGCCATAGCGAACCACAACCGAACCGGACGCCTGTTTGGCAACTTTTCCGGTTTCGATGCTCAGGGGTTTACCTCCAACTTCTGTTTTAAGTACGGTTTTCATGCTAATCTCCTTAGGGAAAGGCAACTTCGAATCTGAAGCTGCCGCTATTTAACAAATCACGCAACGCTGTAACTTTTCAATGAGTTATGAGTCCGGCCGCAGGCAATGAAATTTGAAATTTGATATCAGAAAACCAAGCCGACTTCGCCAAAGTAGCTGCCGACTTCGCCAAAGTAGCTTTAGCTACGACGGCTGAATTAGCTCCGACGGCTGAATAACCATTAACGAACAACGAATAACGCCCCATCGAGTTTTGACTCGATCAGAGTAAGACTTTCTGTCCGTAAAACCGGTCACAAAAGACTTGAAGCTATCTTCTCAATCCAAGGGCTTCGATAACCGTCCTGTATCGTTTTACATCTTTGTTTTTAACGTAGTTCAAAAGTCTGCGACGTCTACCGACTAAAATCAGCAAACCTCTTCGGGAGTGATGATCCTTTTTATGAACCTTCAAATGCTCCGTAAGATATGAAATACGTTGTGTCAAAAGTCCTACCTGAACCTCCGGTGAACCGGTATCGGATTCATGCAGTTTAAACCGTTCAATCAACTCCTTTTTGTCATTCGATGTTAAAACCAATTTATTTAGCCTCCTGCATTTGAATAATTATTTTTACCTCGATTTAGGTTTCAACAAACGAAGCGCTTCTCAAATCCGGAACTCCAATGATTCCAGACGTAGGCGCTAGCTGTTGAAGACACAACAATAACGATACCTATTTGTTTCGGGTGTCCACTGTAACACGGCAATAAGATTCTTATCGATATCAACGATCTTGATAAATCCCTTTAAAGCGTCCATCTGCCCGGGTATAAAATCCTTTTTTGTTAAAATCCTGCCATGCATTATTTTTGCGTTCAAAGCCTTATCGGCAACGTGTTCGGGCATTTGCGGCAAAGCGTTCGACATACTTATCATCCGCTCGAATAACCTGGCGGATAAAGCAAGTTCTTCTATTTGTTGCAAGGTTACAGCCTCGGCAATTGTAAATCCGGCGCTCTTGATCCTTCTGAGTTCCTTAAGGTGTCCCCCGCATCCTAAAGAAGCACCGATGTCTGCGCAAAGTGTTCTGATATATGTCCCTGCGCTGCAGGAAACAACAAAACGTACCAGCGGGAGATCGATTTTAAGTATTTCGATGGTTGAAATACATATACGTCTTGCCTGTTTCTGAACAGGCTTGCCGTTTCGAGCAAGTTTATAAAGAGGAACCCCTTTATACTTCAGTGCCGAATAAACCGGTGGAAATTGCTCAAGTGTTCCTTCAAACTGGCTGAATACGGACCGGATCGCACGATCCGAAAATCTTACCTCATCACACGTTGCTGTTACAGTTCCGGTCAAATCCTGGGTGTCGGTTGCAACACCCAGCTGAAGAACAGCCTCGTATGTTTTGCTTGAGTGCAGAAAAAACCTTGCCAGCTTTGTGGCCTGGTTCACACAGCAAACCAGAACCCCTGTTGCAAAGGGATCAAGTGTACCGGTGTGCCCTGTCTTTCTGGCACCAAGCAATCTTTTTACAACCGCCACCACCTCGGCGGATGTTGTGTTCGCGGGCTTATCAACAACTAAAATTCCGCTTTTGTTCATGCTGAATGTATCCGGATCACAATTTTTCAGCCAGGTTTAATATTTTTGTTTTTAAATCGGGAAGTGTCGATTCAATATTAAATCCGGCAGCACTGGAATGACCGCCCCCGCCAAATGAGGCGGCTATTTCGGCCACATTCACCGTTCCATCTGAACGGAGGCTGACGTGATACTTGCTGAAAGATGTTGATTCTCCGCCGCTGTCTTGATGCTCCTGAATAAGCGCCGCTACTTTTACATCTTCAATACGTTTGGCATAATTAATAAGGCCGTCCACGTCTTCAGGCTGGGTCCGAGTTTCATTGAACATGTTCTGAGTGAGCGTCATAATTGACAGTTTGCCGTTAGATGAAATCACAATGGAATCAAGCGCAAGGTTCAACAGTTTTATGCGGCCCAGGGAATAAGTTCCATATACGTGCTGAGCAACTCTGTAAGGATCGACGCCTATCGCTACCATCTCTGCGCAAATGGCAAAAGCAGCCTTGTTTGTATTTGAAAATCGAAAGGACCCTGTGTCAGTCAAAATTCCTGTATATATCGAAATCGCAATATTTTCATCAATGGGAACAGACAGCTGTTTTATCAGTCGGTACACGATCTCTGCGGTAGCACTTGCGGACGTATCGACAAGTCGAAAGCTGCCAAAGAAAGTATTGGTGATATGATGATCAATGTTGATGATGACCGGTGTCCGTTCTATCTCTGAAACGCCTTCTCCGACGCGCTGCAAGTTGCCGCAGTCAAGTATAACGGCCGTGTCATAGCTTGAATTGTTGAGGCGACGAACGACACGATCAACCGACGGTAGAAAACGATACACAGCCGGAATGGGACTTTCGTTGTATAATGTTGTTTTTTTGTTCAAGGTCTCAAGGGCAAGTCCCGTGGCAATCAGCGAGCCGATGGCATCACCGTCCGGATTTGTGTGAGAAACAACTAAGACATTTCGGCTATTTTTCAAATGGCGTATGATCTGGTCCATTATCTGCTTTGATTGACTTCAGCACGTTATCGATGCGTGATCCGTACTCAAAAGATTCATCGTAATAAAATTTAAGCTCGGGCATATAACGCAGACCGAGCTGTTGGGCCAAGGTCCGTTTTACATACCCGAGAGCGCTTCTAAAACCTTCGGCCGCTTCTTCGCTGCTTTTTCTGCCGCCTGGTGAAATAAAGTAAATCCGCGCAATCCGAAGATCACGGGACATCTTTACACCCGTAATTGTCGCCATTTCAAGACGAGGATCTTTAAGGTGCTTCTGCAACATGTCCGACAAGACCTTTTTGATATGACCGCTGACTCTTTCGGAACGTGAATAGGGTTTCATTGTCCACTTTTTAGCAGCGCGGCTGCCTTTTAGAAAATCGCGCAGCGATTTTATTTATAAATTGATGAGCTCCATTTCGCTATCGATAACCTCGGCCAGCCCCAACTCGTTTGCCAAGTTGAATATTTTATCAATTTTGGAGTTTATCACCGTTCGGTCGTTGCCAACTACCGCAAAACCTATTTCCGCCCTCTGATAGATATCATTTGCTCCAACCTCGGCAACCGAGATATTAAAGTTGTTGCGCAACCGGCTGATAATTGATTTTACAACTTTGCGCTTGCCTTTTAACGACCGGCAGTCATGCAGCCTGAATGTTATTATCCCTAAACCGGCAACCATGACATCCTCATTATTACTGTTCAAGTTCGGGTCTGATCTCTTCCAGGTAATAGCATTCGATGATGTCGCCGATCTTGATGTCATTGTAATTTTCAATACCGATTCCGCATTCATAGCCGCTTTGAACTTCCTTGGCGTCGTCTTTAAATCGCCGCAGAGAAGAAATCGTGCCGTCGTATAAGACAACCCAATCCCTTAAAATGCGCACCTTCCGCCCCCGCTCCACCTTTCCTTCAGTTACGTAACAACCTGAAATCGCTCCCACTTTGGGGACATGAAATACTTCGCGGACCTCGGCCCTTCCCAAGACTCGTTCTTCAAAGGTGGACGACATCATACCGATGATGGCATTTTTAATATCTTTGATAACATCGTAGATGATATTGTAAAACCGTGTATCCACATTTTCTTCGCTGGCAAGCGCCTGAACCTTGGAACTGGGGCGCACGTTAAATCCAATAATGATGGCATCGGATACGGCGGACAGGGAGACGTCTGATTCGGTTAGGGTGCCGGTAGCTGCGTGGATCACATTAATTTTGACTTCCTCATTGGAAAGCTTTGTCAGTGAATCTCTGAGAGCTTCAATAGAGCCGTGGACATCAGCCTTCAATATGATGTTCAGCTCTTTAACTTTCCCTACCTGCATCTGCTCGTAAAGTTTTTCAAGACTTAAGCGGCCGGTTTTGGCCAGTTCTTTAGATCGCTGCTTCTGGATTCGATGGGCACTAACCTGTTTGGCATCCTTTTCATCGGCAAGTGCGATCATCTCATCTCCGGCATTGGGAACGCCGGTTAGGCCGATGATTTCTGCCGGCATTGAAGGTCCGGCCGAGGCTACCTGAACTCCGCGGTCGTTCAATAAAGCGCGTACTTTCCCGTGGTGCACGCCGCAGACCACCGGATCATGGACTTTTAAAGTTCCTTGCCGTATCAGGACGGTGGCGACAGGACCTCTGCCTGAATCCAGTTTGGCTTCAACCACGTGCCCCATGGCAAGCCTGTCCGGGTTGGCCTTAAGTTCCAATATCTCGGCCTGAAGAAGGATCATTTCAAGCAGGTCGTCTATGCCCGTATTCTCTTTAGCAGAGACCTTGACAAAAATAGTTTCGCCGCCCCATTCCTCGGGCACAAGCCCGGCATCGGCAAGTTCACGTTGAACACGTTCGGGATCGGCATTGGCTTTGTCGATTTTGTTAATTGCAACGATTATCGGTACCCCGGCGGCTTTGGCGTGATTGATCGCCTCAATGGTCTGCGGCATGACACCATCATCGGCGGCAACAACCAGAACTACCAAATCTGTAACTTTGGCGCCGCGGGCACGCATTTCAGTAAAGGCCTCATGTCCCGGTGTATCCAGAAAGATGATTTGGCCTTTCTCCGTGGAAACATGATAGGCTCCAATGTGCTGCGTAATTCCTCCGGCTTCATTTTCAGTAACTTTGGTTTTGCGAATGACATCAAGAAGAGATGTTTTACCATGATCCACATGTCCCATAACGGTAACCACCGGAGGCCTCTCGATGAGTTTGCTGGGGTCATCCTGTTCCACCCTGATAAGTGTTTCTTCCTCAAAGGATGCTTTTTCAAGCTCGTAATCGAACTCTGAGGCAACAAGGACTGCGGTATCAAAGTCTATGATCTGGTTCACTGTCGCCATAACATTCAAACCCATCAGTTTTTTTATTATTTCAGCAGCTTTAATTCCCATGCGCTTGGCAAGATCAGAAAGGGCAATGGTGTCATCGATCTTTATTCGGCGCTTGATGGCCTTAGGGATTGTAATCTGGGGCTTTTGTTGAATGACGGCTGCTTTGGCCTTGGTCGTTTTGCGGATCTTTCGAACCCGCTGACTCGGGGCGTAAAGGTCTTCTCCCTCAACAACCTCTTTTTTTCGAAACGAAATTTTCTTTTTAAAAAACTTTTTATCTATAACCGTGTCTTCAGGTCTCTTTGCCCTTTTCTTTTTCTTTTTTGCAGGCACTTCTTCCGGCGGTGCCGTGTCGTCATGGTCAAGTTCCACCGGCAGAGGTATCTTTGTAACCACCGGCTCGGGAGGTGTGTCTTTGGCTTTATCGACCACGGGGATTATGACTTCATCGGGGGGTTTTGCCGGCAGTCTTATAATTTTTGCAGGGATCTCTTTTTTAATCTTTTTGGGTTTTACTTTCTTGGCAACAGGTTGTCTCTTCTGTTTTAATACGGCCGGCGGCACAACCTGTTGCCTCTCTTTTTGAATTACGGTCGGCGAATCGACGCCATCCGGCACATCGATGATTTTCGGAGCGTCTTTCTCTGCAACCTTTTTTTTCTCAACAACCATTTCGGCCATATCTGCCTTTTTAATCGCTTTAGCTTCGATTTTCGCTGCCCTTGCCGTTGCTTGCGGTTCTTTTTTGAAGGGGGGTTGCTTTGCTGCAACGCTTTCCTCAATGGGCTCCTGGGCAGCTTCAGTTTTTTCAGGACGCACTTGGGGCTCGGCGACCGCTTCTACCTCAACAGGTTCTTCCGGTACACGTTTGTGGCGTCTTCGAATAATTGTGGGTTTAATGCGTGTTTCCTCGACATCTTTTTCTTTAAAGCCGAGTATGTTCTGCTTGATTCTGGCGACGATATCATCGTCCAGAGCGCTCATATGGCTTTTTACAGGAATAGCGATTTCCCGCATTTTTTCGAGCAGCGCCTTGTTCGTCATGTTAAAATTCCTGGCAAGCTCATACACCCTGATCTTTGCCATTCATCCCCCTTAGCTTTGGTTATTGTTGGAACTTTGTGTTCTCTGAAATCCCACTGTTCTGCGATGATTAAAAAATTATTGCTCGTCGGGAGCATCATTGTTCGATGACTGCGCCCGAGCGGACATATCCTCACCTTCACCGGTATCTTTTTCAGAAGCTTTCCCTGACGAAGCTTCCATAGGTGTTTCATTGATAGGATCAATAGTTGCCGTATACTTTTTTGCGGTTTCGATCAGCTTTTGAGCTTTTTCTTCGGCAATTCCTCTGATCTGGACTAGATCTTCTATAGACGCATGGCTGAGCTCCTCGGCAGAATAAAAACCTTTTTCATACAGGGCATCCGCCATACTGATTCCAATGCCGGGCAGTGCCACCAGTGAATCGTATCCATCCTGCATCGCCTCGCTGTATCGAGATTCACTGATCACATCAAGATGCCATTTGGTCAGTTTTGAGGCCAGCCGTACGTTCTGCCCCTTTTTTCCGATAGCAATCGAAAGAAACTCATCAGGAACAATGACCTCCATGCTGCGGTTTTCTTCATCGATAATGACTCTGGAAATTTCGGCCGGCGCCAGCGCATTACATACAAATTTCGCCGGATCAATATGATAGGGTATGATATCTATCTTCTCGCCCTTGAGTTCCTGGACAACGTTCTGAACCCGGCTTCCTTTCATTCCCACGCAGGCGCCAACCGGGTCGATATCGGAATCATTAGACGTCACGGCAATCTTTGCCCGGACTCCGGGTTCACGGGACACACCCATGATGGAGACAATACCTTCACTGATTTCGGGCACTTCTGTTTTGAAAAGGTTGACTAAAAAATTAGGATGCGTCCTTGAAAGAACAATTTGGGGTCCGCGCGTTTCATACAACACATCCATTATATAGGCTCGGATACGATCGCCTCTGCGATACGTCTCCCTCGGGACTTGCTCCTTATACGGCAGGATGCCTTCGGTCTGTCCAAGATTAACAATAATATCATTGCGGTCGATACGCTGGGCAATTCCATTGATGATTTCACCTTTGCGGTCGATGAAGCTGGAATAAATCGCATCCCTTTCGGCGTCCTTCATTTTCTGAATAATAACCTGTTTGGCCGATTGGGCGGCGATACGTCCGAAGGTGGAAGTATCCATCTTTGTGCCCAGGCTGTCGCCGACCTCACATTCCGGGTCCAATTTACGTCCTTCTTCAAGACTGATTTGAAGATCAGTCTCTGTGACCACTTCGGCCACATCTTTAAACTGGAAGACCTCAAGTTCGCCGGCCTCTTCATTATATTGAACCTCGATATCGATCTTGCCTCCAAACTTTTTCCTGGCTGCAGATCCCAAAGCCTCTTGAAGCGCCTTGATAAGGACTTCGCGGTTAATACCTTTGTCTCGGCTAACCTGCTCAACAACGCGTTTTATATCTGTTATTAACATCCGGTTTCTCCGTTGAATCTTTGAAAAACGTCCCCTTTTGTCCGAAATTATCATTGAAGCTCCCCGCGGCCCCAAAAACGGGATTTGCGTTACGTTCCAATCCCGCCATGGCGGGACGGGGATTACGCTTGCTATTGCGGTTCAACGAGCTGCGCTCTGGCAATTTCCCCGAATGGAATAGAAACGATGGTACCTTCGACTGAAAGCCTTACGATCCCTTCGGATATGCCTGCCAGGGCACCTTTGAAATTTCTTTGTCCTCCAATAGGTTGCCTGGTCCTGATTCTTGCCTGTTTCCCCATGAATCTTTCATAGTCAAGCGCTTTCGACAAAGGGCGATGCGGTCCTGGTGATGAGACTTCAAGACTGTAAGGCCCGGCGTTTTCAAGATATACGTCAAGAAGGTCACCCGCCTGGCGGTTGATACATACGCAGTCGTCGAGCGTAATCCCTCCGGGTCTGTCTATAAAAAGGCGCAGGATCCTGCCGCCCGCTTCCCGCTGATACTCGATGTGTACCAGTTCCAGCCCCTCGGCTTCACACAAGGATTCAATCAACTCCCTGATTTTAAAAATTATTTTTGCACCGTTCTCTGCGGAACGTTGTGTCGCCTCCTGGCCCTTTGCCTCGGATTTTTGTCTTTTTTTCTTCGATATTTTCTTTGGTCCTTTCACCGGCCCTTAGCTTGATTAAAAACAAAAACGGGCTGTCGCCCGTTTCCGCTCGTATTGGTAGATCTTTTGTTGTGGATCGAAAATTTTAAATCTTCATGCAACTAACCATAATGAAAAAATTAACTTCAAACCACACCTGCCCCTAAAAGCTCTACCTTCAACAACCTTGATAATGAATAAGGCGTTCTTTCTGTGGAGCGGGCAACGAGATTTGAACTCGCGACTCCAAGCTTGGGAAGCTTGTACTCTACCACTGAGTTATGCCCGCACGCTAACGAAGTTAAGATATTATAGAAAATTTTACTTGTCAATATTTTTCAAGCATATTTTTGGGTACCGGAAAAGATATAAAAAGACATGACAATTTTAATTTAGCCGATGAGATCCCGGATACTTTTGAGTTCTGAGCGGATTTCAGCCACCGTGATGGATGAGGACCTCTCTTTTACTTCAACAGTTCCGGCACTTAGATGCTTCCT
This region includes:
- the rbfA gene encoding 30S ribosome-binding factor RbfA, with product MKPYSRSERVSGHIKKVLSDMLQKHLKDPRLEMATITGVKMSRDLRIARIYFISPGGRKSSEEAAEGFRSALGYVKRTLAQQLGLRYMPELKFYYDESFEYGSRIDNVLKSIKADNGPDHTPFEK
- a CDS encoding DUF503 domain-containing protein, translating into MVAGLGIITFRLHDCRSLKGKRKVVKSIISRLRNNFNISVAEVGANDIYQRAEIGFAVVGNDRTVINSKIDKIFNLANELGLAEVIDSEMELINL
- the truB gene encoding tRNA pseudouridine(55) synthase TruB produces the protein MNKSGILVVDKPANTTSAEVVAVVKRLLGARKTGHTGTLDPFATGVLVCCVNQATKLARFFLHSSKTYEAVLQLGVATDTQDLTGTVTATCDEVRFSDRAIRSVFSQFEGTLEQFPPVYSALKYKGVPLYKLARNGKPVQKQARRICISTIEILKIDLPLVRFVVSCSAGTYIRTLCADIGASLGCGGHLKELRRIKSAGFTIAEAVTLQQIEELALSARLFERMISMSNALPQMPEHVADKALNAKIMHGRILTKKDFIPGQMDALKGFIKIVDIDKNLIAVLQWTPETNRYRYCCVFNS
- a CDS encoding bifunctional oligoribonuclease/PAP phosphatase NrnA encodes the protein MDQIIRHLKNSRNVLVVSHTNPDGDAIGSLIATGLALETLNKKTTLYNESPIPAVYRFLPSVDRVVRRLNNSSYDTAVILDCGNLQRVGEGVSEIERTPVIINIDHHITNTFFGSFRLVDTSASATAEIVYRLIKQLSVPIDENIAISIYTGILTDTGSFRFSNTNKAAFAICAEMVAIGVDPYRVAQHVYGTYSLGRIKLLNLALDSIVISSNGKLSIMTLTQNMFNETRTQPEDVDGLINYAKRIEDVKVAALIQEHQDSGGESTSFSKYHVSLRSDGTVNVAEIAASFGGGGHSSAAGFNIESTLPDLKTKILNLAEKL
- a CDS encoding ribosome maturation factor RimP, yielding MIFKIRELIESLCEAEGLELVHIEYQREAGGRILRLFIDRPGGITLDDCVCINRQAGDLLDVYLENAGPYSLEVSSPGPHRPLSKALDYERFMGKQARIRTRQPIGGQRNFKGALAGISEGIVRLSVEGTIVSIPFGEIARAQLVEPQ
- the infB gene encoding translation initiation factor IF-2, yielding MAKIRVYELARNFNMTNKALLEKMREIAIPVKSHMSALDDDIVARIKQNILGFKEKDVEETRIKPTIIRRRHKRVPEEPVEVEAVAEPQVRPEKTEAAQEPIEESVAAKQPPFKKEPQATARAAKIEAKAIKKADMAEMVVEKKKVAEKDAPKIIDVPDGVDSPTVIQKERQQVVPPAVLKQKRQPVAKKVKPKKIKKEIPAKIIRLPAKPPDEVIIPVVDKAKDTPPEPVVTKIPLPVELDHDDTAPPEEVPAKKKKKRAKRPEDTVIDKKFFKKKISFRKKEVVEGEDLYAPSQRVRKIRKTTKAKAAVIQQKPQITIPKAIKRRIKIDDTIALSDLAKRMGIKAAEIIKKLMGLNVMATVNQIIDFDTAVLVASEFDYELEKASFEEETLIRVEQDDPSKLIERPPVVTVMGHVDHGKTSLLDVIRKTKVTENEAGGITQHIGAYHVSTEKGQIIFLDTPGHEAFTEMRARGAKVTDLVVLVVAADDGVMPQTIEAINHAKAAGVPIIVAINKIDKANADPERVQRELADAGLVPEEWGGETIFVKVSAKENTGIDDLLEMILLQAEILELKANPDRLAMGHVVEAKLDSGRGPVATVLIRQGTLKVHDPVVCGVHHGKVRALLNDRGVQVASAGPSMPAEIIGLTGVPNAGDEMIALADEKDAKQVSAHRIQKQRSKELAKTGRLSLEKLYEQMQVGKVKELNIILKADVHGSIEALRDSLTKLSNEEVKINVIHAATGTLTESDVSLSAVSDAIIIGFNVRPSSKVQALASEENVDTRFYNIIYDVIKDIKNAIIGMMSSTFEERVLGRAEVREVFHVPKVGAISGCYVTEGKVERGRKVRILRDWVVLYDGTISSLRRFKDDAKEVQSGYECGIGIENYNDIKIGDIIECYYLEEIRPELEQ
- the nusA gene encoding transcription termination/antitermination protein NusA; the protein is MLITDIKRVVEQVSRDKGINREVLIKALQEALGSAARKKFGGKIDIEVQYNEEAGELEVFQFKDVAEVVTETDLQISLEEGRKLDPECEVGDSLGTKMDTSTFGRIAAQSAKQVIIQKMKDAERDAIYSSFIDRKGEIINGIAQRIDRNDIIVNLGQTEGILPYKEQVPRETYRRGDRIRAYIMDVLYETRGPQIVLSRTHPNFLVNLFKTEVPEISEGIVSIMGVSREPGVRAKIAVTSNDSDIDPVGACVGMKGSRVQNVVQELKGEKIDIIPYHIDPAKFVCNALAPAEISRVIIDEENRSMEVIVPDEFLSIAIGKKGQNVRLASKLTKWHLDVISESRYSEAMQDGYDSLVALPGIGISMADALYEKGFYSAEELSHASIEDLVQIRGIAEEKAQKLIETAKKYTATIDPINETPMEASSGKASEKDTGEGEDMSARAQSSNNDAPDEQ
- the rpsO gene encoding 30S ribosomal protein S15; the protein is MVLTSNDKKELIERFKLHESDTGSPEVQVGLLTQRISYLTEHLKVHKKDHHSRRGLLILVGRRRRLLNYVKNKDVKRYRTVIEALGLRR
- the pnp gene encoding polyribonucleotide nucleotidyltransferase; the encoded protein is MKTVLKTEVGGKPLSIETGKVAKQASGSVVVRYGDTMVLVTVVSAREERAADFLPLSVEYQEKIYAAGRIPGNYFRREIGRPSEKETLTARLIDRPIRPLFPKNYRYETQVIATVLSMDQENDPDILAMVGASAALEISDIPFAGPIASVRVGRLDGQFKINPTIDELELSDINIIVAGSKTGVVMVEGGGNIVKEADMLEAIFFGHKEIQPIIELQEKLKETNGIPKRPFTPPQRDEELVRKIEAEVASPLYEALQVPQKIERSAALRDLKAKVFEKLGQDYVDQKGQIDDILNDLQRKISRDLVLKEGRRIDNRKFDEIRPITCETGILPRTHGSALFTRGETQVLGVLTLGSGQDEQRVETLIGEEFRPFMLHYNFPPYSVGEVRRIGGPSRRDIGHGGLSTRAIEKILPPKEKFDYTIRLVSEVFESNGSSSMGTVCSSILALMDGGVPIKAPVSGIAMGLVKEGDRVLILSDILGDEDHTGDMDFKVAGTKDGITSLQMDIKIHELSRDIMEKALEQARVGRIYILDRMLEALREPRDQISPYAPKIITIKINPDKIREIIGPGGKVIRSIQSETNTKIEIDDSGLVKIAAFSQAEGDAALDMINEIIVEPEEGKIYEGTVVKIMDFGAFVQIRPGTDGLVHISQLAPHRVTKVSDIVKEGDRIKVKVLEIGRDGKIRLSHKAVLEEEGKV